A section of the Festucalex cinctus isolate MCC-2025b chromosome 7, RoL_Fcin_1.0, whole genome shotgun sequence genome encodes:
- the proser3 gene encoding proline and serine-rich protein 3 isoform X6 — translation MHTPDKNENHWPDKYGPSFFAHSGPSIDRVPSPTISDMEISSLSSRVPKSTASSQPGVHRDSVVTKYIDRFRYGEPQSREERQLMSSEFEEERVPLWWMSSSSLPPSSTPTKTPQIDDQAIFSPARRPLDDDFNSSPCRADYSMNAYIPSDTSQNEFEDTEILHLQERDSRFLQRCDSILSSGSIPVSSEGVGCSARSSPVNINETLQRLVANTSIKPTPTMATLDSAPAVRIQQYTVTSRMAPPARPEEDILTQWRLRRKMKQASERSQSQQNSTICTPTFRALGPSLQFTPVIGHPYKQQPRVQHPEPSQEAFPEHKEAHERHPSTPAPLLSAASQPQSLAHVPAHMHLLCDILPCPTQSAHASTFQGNPHEPERSVNKESKVSGNLEQSYMDEPPHRHIPSPTPAHSRHTDLGFPFRPADGGHPSMPREDSSPSRPLEGSRPSRFTQVKVDEPSKPKEENSLFRHMEEGSQSRPVAGHHRDPAMKIETAKKEKKQVKQVGESEKTDRIIRKQKKLTRCTGCSEHADRPSATSSVHQKLPKKSKTRAHPQQQERLKDTGSRAPPSPVHHASRQVVSEVMFPPEDSSPQDAAVTSPPAHPQSSIPPCNAHASLEVMTQLLQEAEDSDEKEFEDDPLLRVLRTQRKWVKEQIRSNPLYLSLPVKWTSDCTIFWIRKMIPQLDAVTHDSF, via the exons ATGCACACGCCTGACAAAAACGAGAATCATTGGCCTGATAAATATGGACCATCTTTCTTTGCACATTCTGGACCGTCCATTGACCGCGTTCCTTCTCCTACCATATCTGACATGGAAATAAGTTCACTATCTTCAAGAGTTCCAAAATCCACGGCTTCCTCTCAGCCAGGGGTTCACCGGGATTCAGTAGTGACAAA GTACATTGATCGTTTTCGCTATGGAGAACCGCAGAGTCGAGAGGAGCGCCAGCTGATGTCCTCTGAATTTGAAGAGGAGAGAGTGCCTTTGTGGTGGATGTCTTCCTCATCTTTACCTCCTAGTTCCACACCAACTAAAACGCCACAAATAG ATGACCAAGCAATTTTCAGTCCAGCAAGACGCCCACTTGATGATGATTTCAATTCATCACCATGCAGAGCAGATTATAGCATGAATGCATAT attccgtcagACACATCTCAGAACGAGTTTGAGGACACAGAGATACTTCACCTTCAAGAAAGGGATAGCAGATTTCTGCAGAGATG TGACAGTATTCTCAGCAGTGGATCAATTCCTGTCAGTTCAGAGGGCGTGGGATGCTCAGCTCGCTCTTCTCCAGTCAATATAAATGAGACACTGCAAAGACTTGTGGCGAACACTTCAATCAAACCTACACCAA CAATGGCCACGTTGGACTCAGCTCCAGCTGTGCGCATCCAACAATACACTGTCACTTCAAGAATGGCGCCTCCTGCACGCCCGGAAGAAGACATCCTTACCCAGTGGCGTTTGAGAAGAAAGATGAAGCAGGCCAGTGAACGAAGTCAGTCCCAGCAAAACTCAACAATTTGTACGCCCACGTTTAGGGCTTTGGGCCCCAGTCTACAGTTTACCCCAGTAATTGGACACCCTTACAAG CAACAGCCACGTGTTCAGCACCCTGAACCATCACAAGAAGCTTTTCCTGAACACAAAGAAGCTCATGAACGTCACCCCTCAACTCCCGCCCCTCTCCTCAGTGCTGCCTCCCAACCACAATCTCTTGCGCATGTTCCTGCGCACATGCATCTCCTTTGTGATATTCTTCCCTGTCCCACGCAGTCGGCTCATGCTAGCACGTTCCAAGGAAATCCACACGAACCAGAAAGGAGCGTAAATAAAGAAAGCAAAGTCTCTGGAAACTTAGAGCAGAGTTACATGGATGAGCCTCCTCACAGACACATTCCATCACCAACTCCTGCTCATTCGAGACATACAGATCTAGGTTTTCCCTTTAGACCCGCAGATGGAGGTCATCCTTCGATGCCGAGGGAAGATAGCAGTCCATCAAGACCTTTAGAGGGAAGTCGTCCTTCCAGATTTACACAAGTGAAAGTCGACGAACCTTCGAAACCTAAGGAAGAAAACAGCCTTTTTAGACATATGGAAGAAGGGAGTCAATCTAGACCTGTAGCAGGTCATCACAGGGATCCCGCAATGAAGATTGAAACggctaaaaaggaaaaaaaacaagtaaagcAAGTGGGAGAAAGTGAAAAGACAGACAGGATCATCAGAAAGCAGAAGAAATTGACAAG gtgtacTGGATGTAGTGAGCATGCTGATCGGCCTAGCGCTACAAGCTCTGTGCACCAGAAGCTTCCAAAAAAGAGCAAGACACGGGCACATCCACAGCAGCAGGAGAGACTCAAAGATACAGGCAGTCGTGCACCACCATCTCCAGTCCATCATGCCTCACGACAG GTTGTTTCAGAGGTCATGTTCCCCCCAGAGGATTCTTCTCCACAAGATGCAGCTGTCACATCACCCCCTGCACATCCGCAATCTTCAATTCCTCCTTGCAACGCACACGCCTCGCTGGAGGTCATGACCCAGCTGCTGCAAGAGGCTGAAG ATTCAGATGAGAAAGAATTTGAAGATGACCCTTTACTACGAGTCCTTCGCACACAAAGAAAATGGGTTAAGGAGCAAATCAG ATCTAATCCGCTCTATTTATCCCTTCCAGTCAAGTGGACTTCAGATTGCACAATTTTCTGGATAAGGAAGATGATACCCCAACTTGATGCAGTAACCCATGacagtttttaa